The following are encoded together in the Populus trichocarpa isolate Nisqually-1 chromosome 5, P.trichocarpa_v4.1, whole genome shotgun sequence genome:
- the LOC18099274 gene encoding GATA transcription factor 18 → MMHRCSSSQCNMVGSCSCGMYHSQSNSFSMLFSMPDHRKSFDETDMYPSTPPSSSVDCTLSLGTPSTRLSEDDEKRTRHDQRRSGSCMSNYCWDILQTKNDSTPYPPQAHKTSRGNNTCHGSNSNFANNDPLLARRCANCDTTSTPLWRNGPRGPKSLCNACGIRFKKEERRATAANASNANASNANANASGGMEQHYGYHQNNSWVQNQKMPCFSPANEFSFIEDNDRDSDTGNIPFLSWRLNVTDRPSQLVHDFTRY, encoded by the exons ATGATGCATAGGTGCAGTAGTTCTCAATGTAATATGGTAGGTTCTTGTTCGTGTGGTATGTATCATAGCCAAAGCAACTCCTTCTCCATGCTATTTTCCATGCCAGACCATCGCAAATCTTTTGATGAAACAGATATGTATCCTTCCACGCCTCCTTCGTCTTCTGTCGATTGCACTCTTTCTTTAGGAACCCCATCTACTCGTTTAAGTGAAGACGATGAGAAAAGAACTCGGCATGATCAACGCCGTTCTGGCTCTTGCATGTCTAACTATTGTTGGGATATTTTGCAAACCAAAAATGATTCTACACCTTATCCCCCTCAAGCCCATAAAACCAGCCGTGGAAATAATACTTGTCATGGTAGCAACAGCAACTTCGCCAATAACGATCCTCTCCTTGCTCGCCGATGTGCTAATTGTGACACAACTTCTACTCCTCTGTGGAGAAACGGTCCAAGAGGCCCTAAG TCACTTTGCAATGCTTGTGGAATTCGGTTCAAGAAGGAAGAGAGAAGGGCAACAGCCGCAAATGCAAGCAATGCAAATGCAAGcaatgcaaatgcaaatgcCTCAGGAGGAATGGAGCAGCACTATGGttatcatcaaaacaattcatggGTTCAGAACCAAAAAATGCCATGTTTCTCTCCAGCAAATGAATTCAGTTTCATAGAAGACAATGATCGAGATTCTGATACTGGCAATATTCCATTCCTTTCTTGGAGACTCAATGTCACAGATAGGCCTAGCCAGCTTGTTCATGACTTTACAAGATACTGA